The following proteins come from a genomic window of Enterobacter chengduensis:
- a CDS encoding adenylosuccinate synthase, with product MGNNVVVLGTQWGDEGKGKIVDLLTERAKYVVRYQGGHNAGHTLVINGEKTVLHLIPSGILRDNVTSIIGNGVVLSPAALMKEMKGLEDRGIPVRERLLLSEACPLILDYHVALDVAREKARGAKAIGTTGRGIGPAYEDKVARRGLRVGDLFDKATFAEKLKEVMEYHNFQLVNFYKADAVDYQKVLDDVMAIADILTGMVVDVSDLLDQARKRGDFVMFEGAQGTLLDIDHGTYPYVTSSNTTAGGVATGSGLGPRYVDYVLGIIKAYSTRVGAGPFPTELFDETGEFLCKQGNEFGATTGRRRRTGWLDAVAVRRAVQINSLSGFCLTKLDVLDGLKEVKICVGYRMPDGREVTTTPLAADDWEGIEPIYETMPGWSETTFGVKERSGLPQAALDYIKRIEELTEVPIDIISTGPDRTETMILRDPFDA from the coding sequence ATGGGTAACAACGTCGTCGTACTGGGCACCCAATGGGGTGACGAAGGTAAAGGGAAGATTGTTGATCTTCTGACTGAACGGGCTAAATATGTTGTACGCTACCAGGGCGGTCACAACGCAGGCCATACTCTCGTAATCAACGGTGAAAAAACCGTCCTCCATCTTATTCCATCAGGCATTCTTCGTGATAACGTCACCAGCATCATCGGTAACGGCGTTGTGCTGTCTCCTGCTGCGCTGATGAAAGAGATGAAAGGTCTGGAAGACCGTGGTATCCCTGTTCGTGAGCGTCTGCTGCTCTCCGAAGCCTGCCCGCTGATCCTGGATTATCACGTGGCGCTGGACGTTGCGCGTGAAAAAGCACGCGGCGCGAAAGCGATCGGCACCACCGGTCGTGGTATCGGCCCGGCTTACGAAGATAAAGTTGCGCGTCGCGGTCTGCGCGTGGGCGACCTCTTCGACAAAGCCACCTTCGCTGAAAAACTGAAAGAAGTGATGGAATATCACAACTTCCAGCTGGTGAACTTCTACAAAGCTGACGCTGTTGACTACCAGAAGGTGCTGGATGACGTCATGGCGATTGCAGACATTCTGACCGGTATGGTTGTTGATGTGTCCGATCTGCTGGACCAGGCGCGCAAGCGTGGCGATTTCGTCATGTTTGAAGGTGCGCAGGGTACGCTGCTGGACATCGACCACGGTACCTATCCGTACGTAACCTCCTCGAACACCACCGCAGGTGGCGTGGCGACTGGCTCTGGCCTGGGTCCGCGCTATGTGGATTATGTTCTGGGCATCATCAAAGCGTACTCCACTCGCGTGGGTGCGGGTCCATTCCCGACCGAGCTGTTTGATGAAACCGGCGAGTTCCTGTGCAAGCAGGGTAACGAGTTTGGCGCGACCACCGGTCGCCGTCGTCGTACCGGCTGGCTGGATGCGGTTGCCGTGCGTCGTGCTGTGCAGATCAACTCCCTGTCTGGCTTCTGCCTGACCAAGCTGGACGTACTGGACGGCCTGAAAGAAGTGAAAATTTGCGTCGGCTACCGTATGCCAGATGGCCGCGAAGTGACCACCACGCCGCTGGCTGCTGACGACTGGGAAGGCATCGAGCCAATCTACGAAACCATGCCGGGCTGGTCTGAGACCACTTTCGGTGTGAAAGAGCGTAGCGGCCTGCCGCAGGCGGCGCTGGATTACATCAAGCGTATTGAAGAGCTGACCGAAGTGCCGATCGATATTATTTCTACCGGCCCGGATCGTACCGAAACGATGATCCTGCGCGACCCGTTCGACGCATAA
- the nsrR gene encoding nitric oxide-sensing transcriptional repressor NsrR, whose product MQLTSFTDYGLRALIYMASLPDGKMTSISEVTEVYGVSRNHMVKIINQLSRAGYVAAVRGKNGGIRLGKPAQSIRVGDVVRELEPLSLVNCSSEFCHITPACRLKKALSKAVQSFLMELDNYTLADLVEENQPLYKLLLVE is encoded by the coding sequence GTGCAGTTAACAAGTTTCACCGATTACGGCTTACGTGCGCTGATTTACATGGCGTCGTTACCTGATGGGAAGATGACCAGCATCTCTGAAGTCACAGAGGTCTACGGCGTATCCCGTAATCATATGGTCAAAATAATCAATCAACTTAGTCGTGCCGGATACGTTGCTGCCGTCCGCGGGAAGAATGGTGGGATCCGTCTCGGTAAACCGGCGCAGAGTATTCGTGTTGGCGATGTGGTACGTGAACTGGAGCCGCTGTCTCTGGTGAACTGCAGCAGCGAGTTCTGCCACATTACGCCCGCTTGCCGCCTGAAAAAGGCGCTTTCAAAGGCCGTGCAAAGTTTTCTCATGGAACTGGATAACTACACGCTGGCCGATTTGGTTGAAGAGAATCAACCGCTTTATAAATTATTGCTGGTGGAATGA
- the rnr gene encoding ribonuclease R encodes MSHDPFQEREAEKYANPIPSREFIIEHLTKREKPANREELAVELNIEGEEQIEALRRRLRAMERDGQLVFTRRQCYALPERLDLLKGTVIGHRDGFGFLRVEGRKDDLYLSSEQMKMCIHGDQILAQPLGADRKGRREARVVRVLVPKTSQIVGRYFTDAGVGFVVPDDSRLSFDILIPPEEVMGARMGFVVVVELTQRPTRRTKAVGKIVEVLGDNMGTGMAVDMALRTHEIPYIWPKAVEEQIESLREEVPEESKAGRVDLRSLPLVTIDGEDARDFDDAVYCEKKRGGGWRLWVAIADVSYYVRPHTPLDNEARSRGTSVYFPSQVVPMLPEVLSNGLCSLNPQVDRLCMVCEMTISNKGRLTGYKFYEAVMSSHARLTYTKVWHMLQGDQDLREQYAPLVKHIEELHNLYKTLDQAREERGGISFESEEAKFIFNAERRIERIEQTQRNDAHKLIEECMILANISAARFVEKAKEPALFRIHDKPSTEAITAFRSVLAELGLELPGGNKPEPRDYAELLESISDRPDAEMLQTMLLRSMKQAIYDPENRGHFGLALQSYAHFTSPIRRYPDLSLHRAIKYLLAQEQGHKGNTTETGGYHYSMEEMLQLGQHCSMTERRADEATRDVADWLKCDFMLDQVGNVFKGVIASVTGFGFFVRLDELFIDGLVHVSSLDNDYYRFDQVGQRLIGESGGQTYRLGDRVEVKVEAVNMDDRKIDFSLISSERAPRNVGKTERERAKKGGNGKPGGGKRRQAGKKVNFEPDSAFRGEKKQKPKAAKKEARSAKKPSAKTQKIAAATKAKRAAKKKQAE; translated from the coding sequence ATGTCACATGATCCTTTCCAGGAACGCGAAGCCGAAAAATACGCGAATCCTATTCCCAGCCGCGAGTTCATCATTGAACACTTAACAAAACGCGAAAAACCCGCCAATCGTGAAGAACTTGCCGTAGAATTAAACATTGAAGGTGAAGAGCAAATTGAAGCCCTTCGCCGCCGCCTGCGCGCGATGGAGCGTGACGGGCAGCTGGTCTTTACCCGCCGCCAGTGCTACGCGCTGCCAGAACGCCTCGATCTGCTGAAAGGGACCGTCATTGGTCACCGCGATGGCTTCGGCTTCCTGCGCGTGGAAGGCCGTAAAGACGATCTCTACCTCTCATCTGAACAGATGAAAATGTGCATCCACGGCGACCAGATCCTGGCGCAGCCGCTGGGCGCTGACCGTAAAGGCCGCCGCGAAGCGCGCGTGGTCCGCGTGCTGGTGCCAAAAACCAGCCAGATTGTTGGCCGCTATTTTACCGACGCGGGCGTGGGCTTTGTGGTGCCGGACGACAGCCGTCTGAGCTTCGACATCCTGATTCCGCCTGAAGAGGTAATGGGCGCGCGCATGGGTTTTGTGGTGGTGGTGGAACTCACCCAGCGCCCAACCCGCCGCACCAAAGCGGTCGGTAAAATCGTGGAAGTCTTAGGCGATAACATGGGCACCGGCATGGCCGTTGATATGGCGCTGCGCACCCACGAGATTCCGTACATCTGGCCGAAAGCGGTTGAAGAGCAGATCGAAAGCCTGCGCGAAGAAGTGCCGGAAGAGTCTAAAGCGGGCCGCGTGGATCTGCGCTCCCTGCCGCTGGTCACGATCGACGGTGAAGATGCTCGCGACTTCGATGACGCCGTTTACTGCGAGAAAAAACGCGGTGGCGGCTGGCGTCTGTGGGTAGCGATTGCAGACGTCAGCTACTATGTTCGTCCGCACACTCCGCTGGATAACGAAGCCCGCAGCCGCGGTACCTCGGTCTACTTCCCGTCGCAGGTTGTGCCGATGCTGCCGGAAGTGCTGTCTAACGGCCTGTGCTCCCTGAACCCGCAGGTTGACCGCCTCTGTATGGTTTGCGAGATGACCATCTCCAACAAAGGGCGCTTAACCGGATACAAATTCTACGAAGCGGTGATGAGCTCGCACGCGCGTCTGACCTACACCAAGGTCTGGCATATGCTGCAGGGCGACCAGGATCTGCGCGAACAGTACGCGCCGCTGGTCAAACACATCGAAGAACTGCATAACCTCTACAAAACGCTGGATCAGGCGCGCGAAGAGCGCGGCGGGATCTCGTTTGAGAGCGAAGAAGCGAAATTCATTTTCAACGCAGAACGCCGCATCGAGCGTATCGAGCAGACCCAGCGTAACGATGCGCACAAGCTGATCGAAGAGTGTATGATCCTGGCGAACATCTCGGCGGCACGTTTCGTTGAGAAAGCCAAAGAGCCTGCGCTGTTCCGTATTCACGATAAACCGTCGACGGAAGCCATCACCGCGTTCCGCTCCGTGCTGGCTGAACTGGGTCTGGAACTGCCTGGCGGCAACAAGCCGGAGCCGCGCGATTACGCCGAGCTGCTGGAGTCCATTAGCGACCGTCCTGACGCAGAAATGCTGCAGACGATGCTGCTGCGCTCTATGAAGCAGGCGATTTACGATCCGGAAAACCGGGGACACTTCGGCCTCGCGCTGCAGTCTTACGCCCACTTTACGTCGCCGATTCGTCGTTATCCTGACCTCTCTCTGCACCGTGCGATCAAGTATCTGCTGGCGCAGGAGCAGGGCCATAAAGGAAACACGACTGAAACCGGTGGCTACCACTATTCGATGGAAGAGATGCTGCAGCTGGGTCAGCACTGTTCCATGACCGAACGCCGTGCCGATGAAGCCACGCGCGACGTGGCGGACTGGCTGAAGTGTGACTTTATGCTCGACCAGGTGGGTAACGTCTTCAAAGGCGTGATTGCCAGCGTGACCGGCTTTGGCTTCTTCGTGCGTCTGGACGAACTGTTCATCGACGGTCTGGTGCACGTCTCCAGCCTGGATAACGATTATTACCGCTTCGATCAGGTTGGCCAGCGCCTGATTGGCGAATCGGGCGGCCAGACCTATCGTCTGGGCGACCGTGTCGAAGTGAAGGTCGAAGCCGTGAATATGGACGACCGTAAAATCGACTTCAGCCTGATCTCCAGCGAGCGTGCGCCGCGCAACGTCGGTAAAACCGAGCGTGAACGGGCGAAAAAAGGCGGAAACGGTAAGCCGGGCGGCGGTAAACGTCGTCAGGCTGGCAAGAAGGTGAACTTCGAGCCGGACAGCGCGTTCCGCGGCGAGAAGAAACAGAAGCCGAAGGCGGCGAAGAAAGAAGCCCGTTCAGCGAAGAAACCTTCCGCGAAGACGCAGAAAATAGCGGCCGCCACCAAAGCGAAGCGCGCAGCGAAGAAAAAGCAGGCGGAGTAA
- the rlmB gene encoding 23S rRNA (guanosine(2251)-2'-O)-methyltransferase RlmB, with translation MSEMIYGIHAVQALLERAPERFQEVFILKGREDKRLMPLIHALEAQGVVIQLANRQFLDEKSDGAVHQGIIARVKPGRQYQENDLPDLIAELENPFFLILDGVTDPHNLGACLRSADAAGVHAVIVPKDRSAQLNATAKKVACGAAENVPLIRVTNLARTMRLLQEENIWIVGTAGEADHTLYQSKMTGRLALVMGAEGEGMRRLTREHCDELISIPMAGSVSSLNVSVATGICLFEAVRQRGE, from the coding sequence ATGAGTGAAATGATTTACGGCATCCACGCGGTGCAGGCCCTTCTTGAGCGCGCACCGGAGCGTTTTCAGGAAGTCTTTATTCTGAAAGGGCGTGAAGATAAGCGTCTGATGCCGCTGATCCACGCGCTGGAAGCGCAGGGCGTGGTGATCCAGCTGGCAAACCGCCAGTTCCTGGATGAGAAAAGCGACGGTGCGGTGCACCAGGGCATTATTGCCCGCGTGAAGCCGGGGCGTCAGTATCAGGAAAACGATCTGCCGGATCTGATCGCTGAACTGGAGAATCCGTTCTTCCTGATCCTCGACGGCGTTACCGATCCGCACAACCTCGGCGCGTGCCTGCGCAGCGCCGATGCGGCGGGCGTGCACGCGGTGATCGTGCCGAAAGATCGCTCTGCGCAGCTCAACGCTACGGCGAAAAAAGTGGCCTGCGGCGCGGCGGAAAACGTACCGCTGATCCGCGTGACCAACCTGGCGCGCACCATGCGTCTGCTGCAGGAAGAGAACATCTGGATCGTCGGCACCGCCGGTGAAGCGGATCATACCCTGTACCAGAGCAAAATGACCGGCCGTCTGGCGCTGGTGATGGGTGCGGAAGGTGAAGGCATGCGCCGTCTGACGCGCGAGCACTGCGACGAGCTGATCAGCATCCCGATGGCGGGCAGCGTGTCGTCCCTGAACGTGTCTGTTGCAACGGGCATCTGCCTGTTTGAAGCGGTGCGCCAGCGGGGAGAATAA
- a CDS encoding IS481 family transposase — MPWDARDTMSLRTEFVLFASQDGANIRSLCRRYGISPATGYKWLQRWAVEGEPGLQDRPRTPHHSPNRSSDDVTALLRMAHDRHERWGARKIKRWLEDQGHRMPAFSTVHNLMARHGLLPGTAPGIPATGRFEHDAPNRLWQMDFKGHFPFGGGRCHPLTLLDDHSRFSLCLTHCTDERRETVQQQLVSVFERYGLPDRMTMDNGSPWGDTTGIWTALELWLMRLGIKVGHSRPYHPQTQGKLERFHRSLKAEVLQGKWFADSGELQRAFDHWRTVYNLERPHEALDMAVPASRYQPSARQYSGSVTPPEYDEGVLVRKVDISGKLSLQGASLNAGKAFRGERVGLKETQEDGCYEVWWYSTKVGVIDLKKKSITMGKGC; from the coding sequence ATGCCGTGGGATGCGAGAGATACCATGTCATTACGTACCGAGTTTGTTTTGTTCGCCTCGCAGGACGGGGCGAACATCCGTTCCCTCTGCCGCCGCTACGGCATTTCACCTGCTACCGGCTACAAGTGGCTTCAGCGCTGGGCTGTCGAGGGCGAACCCGGCCTGCAGGACCGCCCCCGCACGCCGCATCATTCCCCCAACCGCTCGTCTGACGACGTCACCGCCCTGCTGCGCATGGCCCATGACCGTCATGAACGCTGGGGCGCCCGCAAGATTAAGCGCTGGCTGGAAGACCAGGGACACCGTATGCCTGCCTTCAGCACTGTCCATAACCTGATGGCCCGTCACGGCCTGCTGCCCGGCACGGCTCCGGGTATTCCGGCCACCGGACGGTTCGAACATGACGCCCCGAACCGGCTCTGGCAGATGGATTTTAAGGGGCACTTCCCCTTTGGCGGCGGCCGCTGCCATCCGCTCACCCTGCTCGACGACCACTCCCGTTTTTCCCTGTGCCTCACACACTGTACCGATGAACGGCGTGAGACCGTGCAGCAACAGCTGGTCAGCGTCTTTGAACGCTACGGCCTGCCGGACCGGATGACGATGGATAACGGCTCACCGTGGGGCGACACAACCGGCATCTGGACGGCGCTGGAGCTGTGGCTGATGCGTCTGGGTATTAAGGTGGGTCACTCCCGGCCATATCATCCGCAGACGCAGGGCAAGCTGGAGCGTTTTCACCGCAGCCTGAAGGCGGAAGTGCTGCAGGGGAAATGGTTCGCGGACAGCGGCGAGCTGCAGCGTGCCTTTGACCACTGGCGGACGGTCTATAACCTTGAACGCCCGCACGAGGCGCTGGATATGGCGGTCCCGGCCTCACGCTATCAGCCGTCTGCGCGGCAGTACAGCGGCAGCGTGACGCCCCCGGAATACGATGAAGGTGTGCTGGTCAGGAAAGTGGATATCAGCGGGAAGCTGAGCTTACAGGGAGCCAGTCTGAATGCAGGAAAGGCGTTCAGGGGAGAACGGGTGGGGCTGAAGGAGACGCAGGAGGATGGCTGCTATGAAGTGTGGTGGTACAGCACGAAAGTGGGGGTGATCGACCTGAAGAAAAAGTCGATCACCATGGGTAAAGGATGTTAA
- a CDS encoding MFS transporter — MQPEAHKRALIAGSIGNFIEWYEFAVYGFLATVIAKNFFQLEGEAGLTSLILTYASFAIAFFFRPLGAVVFGRIGDRIGRKPTLIIVLVLMTLATAAIGMVPVYASIGIAAPLIITLLRILQGLFAGGEYGGAVSLMTEFAPRGKRGLYGAWQSFTVALGLLAGAGIVALLSALLTPEALHDWGWRIPFFLALPMGVVALWLRVSMEETPSFVQQQDKPAVAQADTAATLRAIVMGIGRVMVWSAAGYTYLVIMPTYLQSALHTGFNQALLIAVISNIGFALTIIPSGLLSDRIGRRTVMIIATALLLILALPLLKILQAESSTLAVKAIVVLIAGGLVGMLAGPGPAMLSEMFPTRVRYTGLGLAYSLSNAIFSGCAGLIITGLIKQTGNLDIPAYYVMATAVVSIFALMTLRKDDHLRSLEE, encoded by the coding sequence ATGCAACCGGAAGCGCACAAGCGAGCATTAATTGCAGGCTCCATTGGTAACTTTATCGAGTGGTATGAGTTTGCGGTCTACGGTTTTCTGGCAACCGTGATTGCGAAGAACTTCTTCCAGCTTGAAGGGGAAGCGGGGCTCACCAGCCTGATCCTCACCTACGCCTCCTTCGCCATCGCGTTCTTCTTCCGCCCGCTGGGTGCGGTGGTGTTTGGCCGCATCGGCGACCGGATAGGCCGTAAGCCGACGCTAATCATTGTGCTGGTGCTGATGACGCTCGCGACGGCCGCCATCGGCATGGTGCCGGTCTACGCCAGCATCGGGATTGCCGCACCGCTCATTATTACGCTGCTGCGCATCCTGCAGGGGCTGTTTGCGGGCGGCGAATACGGCGGCGCGGTCTCGCTGATGACGGAGTTCGCCCCGCGCGGCAAACGCGGGCTTTATGGTGCGTGGCAATCCTTCACCGTGGCGCTGGGGCTGCTAGCGGGGGCGGGCATCGTGGCGCTGCTCTCCGCCCTTCTCACGCCTGAGGCCCTGCACGACTGGGGCTGGCGCATTCCTTTCTTCCTGGCGCTGCCCATGGGCGTCGTTGCGCTGTGGTTGCGCGTGAGTATGGAAGAGACGCCCAGCTTTGTGCAGCAGCAGGATAAACCGGCTGTCGCACAGGCGGATACGGCCGCCACGCTCCGGGCCATCGTGATGGGGATTGGGCGCGTGATGGTCTGGTCTGCGGCGGGGTACACCTACCTGGTGATTATGCCAACCTATCTGCAGTCGGCGCTGCACACCGGGTTTAACCAGGCCCTGCTGATTGCGGTGATTTCGAATATTGGTTTTGCACTCACCATCATTCCTTCGGGGCTCCTGAGCGACCGGATCGGGCGTCGCACGGTGATGATTATCGCCACCGCGCTGCTGTTGATCCTCGCCCTGCCGCTGCTGAAAATTTTGCAGGCGGAGTCGAGCACGCTGGCGGTCAAGGCGATAGTGGTGCTCATTGCGGGTGGCCTGGTGGGAATGCTGGCGGGGCCGGGCCCGGCGATGCTCTCTGAGATGTTCCCGACGCGCGTGCGCTATACCGGGCTGGGGTTGGCCTACTCGTTGTCGAACGCGATTTTTTCGGGCTGTGCGGGGTTAATCATTACCGGGCTGATTAAGCAGACGGGTAACCTGGATATTCCGGCATATTACGTGATGGCGACGGCAGTGGTGAGTATTTTCGCGCTGATGACGCTGAGGAAAGATGACCATTTGCGGTCGCTGGAGGAGTGA
- a CDS encoding isovaleryl-CoA dehydrogenase translates to MHWQTHTVFNQPAPLSNSNLFLSDCALRDAVSREGAEWDVDLLASIGQQLGTAESLELGRLANVNPPELLRYDATGERLDDVRFHPAWHLLMQGLCANRVHNLAWEEEARKGAFVARAARFVLHAQVEAGTLCPVTMTFAATPLLLQALPKPFHNWLTPLLSDRYDPHLSPGAQKRGLLIGMGMTEKQGGSDVLSNTTRAEKCSDGSYRLVGHKWFFSVPQSDAHLVLAQAKGGLSCFFVPRFLPDGQRNAVRLERLKDKLGNRSNASSEVEFLDAAGWLLGEEGEGVRQILKMGGLTRFDCALGSHGLMRRALSVALYHAHQRQTFGKNLIDQPLMREMLSRMALALEGQTALLFRLARAWDKRADPHEAAWARLFTPVAKFSVCKAGIPFVAEAMEVLGGAGYCEESELPRLYREMPVNSIWEGSGNIMCLDVLRVLAKQQGIHDLLADEFAQVKGQDRHFDRSWRQLQQKLRKPQEAQGREIAQQLFLLGTGSQMLRHASPPVAQAWCRMMLDTRGGTLMSAQVQNDLLLRATGRVG, encoded by the coding sequence ATGCACTGGCAGACCCATACCGTTTTTAATCAACCCGCGCCGCTTTCCAACAGCAACCTTTTCCTCTCTGACTGCGCCCTGCGTGACGCGGTTTCCCGCGAGGGTGCCGAGTGGGATGTTGATCTGCTCGCCAGCATCGGGCAGCAGTTAGGTACCGCGGAGTCGCTGGAGCTGGGCAGGCTGGCGAACGTCAATCCGCCGGAGCTGCTGCGCTATGATGCCACCGGGGAGCGGCTCGATGACGTCCGCTTTCACCCGGCATGGCACCTGCTGATGCAGGGGCTGTGTGCTAACCGCGTGCATAACCTGGCGTGGGAAGAGGAGGCGCGTAAAGGGGCGTTTGTCGCGCGGGCCGCACGCTTTGTGCTTCATGCTCAGGTAGAGGCGGGAACGCTTTGCCCGGTCACCATGACGTTTGCCGCAACGCCGCTGCTGCTGCAGGCGCTCCCCAAACCCTTTCACAACTGGCTGACGCCGCTGCTCAGCGATCGCTACGATCCCCATCTGTCCCCCGGTGCGCAAAAGCGCGGCCTGCTGATCGGCATGGGGATGACGGAAAAGCAGGGCGGCTCGGACGTGCTGAGCAACACCACCAGAGCGGAAAAATGTAGCGACGGCAGCTACCGGCTGGTGGGGCATAAATGGTTTTTTTCCGTCCCGCAAAGCGATGCGCACCTGGTGCTGGCCCAGGCTAAGGGCGGGCTGTCCTGCTTTTTTGTGCCGCGCTTTTTGCCTGACGGGCAGCGTAACGCCGTCCGGCTGGAGCGCCTGAAGGACAAGCTCGGGAACCGCTCCAACGCCAGCAGCGAGGTGGAGTTTCTTGATGCCGCCGGCTGGCTGCTGGGGGAAGAAGGCGAAGGGGTACGGCAGATCCTCAAAATGGGCGGACTGACGCGCTTTGACTGCGCGCTGGGCAGCCACGGGCTGATGCGGCGGGCGCTGTCCGTGGCGCTGTACCATGCCCATCAGCGACAAACCTTCGGCAAAAATCTCATCGATCAGCCGCTCATGCGCGAGATGCTAAGCCGGATGGCGCTGGCGCTGGAGGGGCAAACGGCGCTGCTGTTCCGCCTGGCCCGGGCGTGGGATAAGCGTGCGGATCCGCATGAGGCCGCGTGGGCGCGGCTGTTTACTCCGGTCGCGAAATTTAGCGTGTGCAAAGCGGGCATTCCGTTTGTGGCAGAAGCGATGGAGGTGCTCGGGGGCGCAGGGTATTGCGAGGAGAGTGAACTTCCTCGCCTGTATCGCGAGATGCCGGTGAACAGTATCTGGGAGGGATCCGGCAACATCATGTGCCTGGACGTGCTGCGCGTGCTGGCGAAGCAGCAAGGCATTCACGACCTGCTTGCCGATGAGTTTGCGCAGGTGAAAGGGCAGGACAGACACTTCGACCGCAGCTGGCGACAGCTTCAGCAAAAATTGCGTAAGCCGCAGGAGGCGCAGGGGCGGGAGATCGCGCAGCAGCTTTTCTTGCTCGGTACCGGAAGCCAGATGCTGCGGCACGCATCGCCTCCGGTGGCGCAGGCGTGGTGCCGCATGATGCTGGACACCCGAGGCGGGACGCTGATGAGCGCGCAGGTGCAAAACGACCTGCTGCTGCGCGCCACGGGCAGAGTCGGCTAG
- a CDS encoding methyl-accepting chemotaxis protein, with protein MINFFRRAGLGTKLSLLTGVSVATLFLLFTFLLSQKASQQLEALAVEDLHNQSTGMVDMVQMFNTSLSEEVESYTRLFTTFLPQPFSVDTQQTRTINGLTVPLLKGGDTELHENTTFSDDFLNRTGAISTLFVRSGNDFIRVATSLRKENGDRAMGTVLDTASPAFAAVSKGEVYRGLALLFGKRYITQYQPVKNAEGQVIAIVFVGVDITHSWNVMREKILNRRLGESGHFFVLDRSSGKTRGQYLFHASEEGKLPKWDGATQQQLLGDKPGTLERVSDDGRTLKMAYTPLPGWNWTIVGEVDKSVLLSSVTAMRDRFLLAGVVLSILFAGLFVILIRRVLTRPLRSVIHLARQYAAGDLRSSLPVTRQDEVGQLIDAINGIGGGLQQIVLQVREAAGEIHLGTNALAADTGEISEQINKQASSVEETSASMEQLAATVQQNAANMEQTQQLVGETSLAVHQGGETVTHAVSTMDDIREASKRIEDITRVIESIAFQTNILALNAAVEAARAGEHGKGFAVVAQEVRALAGRSANAVKEIEQLIGDTLRKVSEGHALSEQTRLAMDDIIIHIDNISQLVTEINHASREQSAGIGQVNLAMTHIGEASHINADRISRSEQTAQTLREKGSHLTQLVSLFQLKG; from the coding sequence ATGATCAATTTTTTCCGCCGTGCGGGCCTTGGAACAAAGCTATCGCTGCTGACGGGCGTCAGCGTCGCCACGCTGTTTCTGCTGTTCACTTTCCTGCTCAGCCAAAAAGCCAGCCAGCAGCTTGAAGCCCTTGCGGTCGAAGATCTGCACAATCAGTCCACCGGCATGGTTGATATGGTGCAGATGTTTAATACCAGCCTGAGCGAGGAAGTCGAAAGCTATACCCGGCTGTTTACGACATTTCTGCCCCAGCCGTTTAGCGTCGATACGCAGCAGACACGGACCATAAACGGGCTCACCGTTCCGCTGCTGAAAGGCGGAGACACTGAACTGCATGAAAACACGACTTTTTCTGATGACTTCCTGAATCGTACGGGAGCAATCTCCACGCTGTTTGTTCGCAGCGGTAACGACTTTATTCGCGTTGCCACCTCCCTGCGCAAAGAGAACGGCGACCGCGCCATGGGTACCGTTCTGGATACCGCCAGCCCGGCCTTTGCGGCCGTCAGCAAAGGTGAAGTCTACCGTGGACTGGCGCTGCTGTTTGGCAAGCGCTACATCACCCAGTACCAGCCCGTAAAAAACGCCGAGGGACAGGTCATTGCGATCGTCTTTGTCGGGGTGGACATCACCCACTCCTGGAACGTCATGCGCGAGAAAATCCTCAACCGCCGCCTGGGCGAGAGCGGCCACTTCTTCGTGCTGGATCGCAGCAGCGGCAAAACGCGCGGGCAATACCTGTTCCATGCCAGCGAAGAGGGCAAACTGCCGAAGTGGGACGGCGCGACGCAGCAACAGCTACTGGGCGACAAACCCGGCACCCTGGAACGCGTAAGCGACGACGGGCGCACGCTGAAAATGGCCTATACGCCGCTGCCGGGCTGGAACTGGACTATCGTCGGCGAAGTGGACAAGTCAGTGCTGCTCTCAAGCGTTACCGCCATGCGCGATCGTTTCCTGCTGGCCGGCGTGGTCTTATCTATCCTGTTTGCTGGCCTGTTCGTGATTCTTATTCGCCGCGTGCTGACCCGGCCGCTGCGCAGCGTGATCCACCTTGCCCGGCAATATGCCGCAGGGGATCTTCGCTCCAGCCTGCCGGTAACGCGCCAGGACGAAGTTGGCCAGCTGATCGACGCCATTAACGGCATCGGCGGCGGCCTGCAGCAAATTGTCCTGCAGGTCCGCGAGGCCGCGGGCGAGATCCATTTGGGCACCAACGCGCTGGCCGCCGACACCGGCGAGATTTCAGAACAGATCAACAAGCAGGCCAGCAGCGTGGAAGAGACGTCCGCCAGCATGGAGCAGCTGGCTGCCACCGTGCAGCAAAATGCCGCCAATATGGAGCAAACCCAGCAGCTGGTGGGTGAAACCTCGCTCGCGGTTCATCAGGGCGGTGAGACGGTCACCCACGCGGTGTCGACCATGGACGACATTCGCGAAGCGTCAAAACGCATCGAAGACATCACGCGCGTGATCGAGTCCATCGCGTTCCAGACCAATATTCTGGCGCTGAATGCGGCAGTGGAAGCGGCCCGCGCGGGCGAGCACGGAAAAGGGTTTGCGGTCGTGGCGCAGGAAGTTCGCGCCCTGGCGGGACGCAGCGCGAATGCGGTGAAGGAGATTGAACAGCTGATTGGCGATACGCTCAGAAAAGTGAGTGAAGGTCATGCGCTGTCTGAACAGACGCGCCTGGCGATGGATGACATCATCATTCATATCGATAACATCAGCCAGCTGGTCACCGAGATTAACCATGCCTCACGCGAGCAGTCGGCCGGGATCGGCCAGGTGAATCTCGCCATGACCCATATTGGCGAAGCGTCGCATATCAATGCCGATCGCATCTCGCGCAGCGAACAAACCGCTCAAACGCTGCGCGAGAAGGGCTCACACCTGACTCAGCTGGTAAGCCTGTTCCAGCTGAAAGGCTAG